The Anguilla rostrata isolate EN2019 chromosome 18, ASM1855537v3, whole genome shotgun sequence genome has a window encoding:
- the LOC135245014 gene encoding uncharacterized protein LOC135245014 isoform X3, whose protein sequence is MILPYSKEHLTGLSNQALGGGEQTLCSQEQSKINKLEKQAEEFLNAVFCRKEIPSFLDPHIPLVAREIMQRMIRQFASEYTSKSSSSQDSLQPNGTKDQSLPKALSLGLAGPVSAASAQNPVLSKLLMADQDSPLDLTVKKPEVEPCEQDGVLDLSIKKSRATGSLSHRKSQGCPATPMKGESLDRNLAKVQDLQSTSTLEQFMAKLCLHHQRQIVDALGFLQTEVKAVGSSCCPGPSASKATLEVTAEADCSPGPQQENTDCPSGETAAAVTTSSARSVSHSLEMANLPNTNNSPVQQLTPENAGRTDTPCESCMPLKLSDPVDLRKVTPGNSRGSNFLFSSTSERENIQQDDLLLLARKSTSSSSLTEAKKYQMLASSCHTPVGTLDERQCNPETILHPVRDELSLEELSLPIGSRDHPYHTEQRALSGITKDLFASPCPAKNATKPSAPASPRTARKSSRGTYPRPRHPVCQIINDPDSHCDIVYISKPITECELQPPNRMNTRHNARKSTRGYAYNEEICELKTVRTLAGKPGTNNKGNAPAPVLETSTSVTPKQALSKPESVPPVDIPFAGGCGEAFGPNATSEQPVEKDMAGDDVASVREADLIVETSQTGQPPFKEKTTPHPHVLSSSVNQQTIEMSTDGQQQQKSPAEEIVNSNDGQPEVMQTVLPPSDLPDLDLAAGEEIASEGEAENCSSELQSSPRPTSPILATEDSVKSECTRTSSDLSEQDQGPEAPLAEEQELSKDQELSMHAEKETLTVIEAEHVEKENLEEQETISVDPVSRTTNSMVPEESMGDAVGEIVGVEAVKELSMEIKQSKHPENEGSQAEVAVIPPEITVPKRVSSRDIAPSDRCLRRRPQPISSEPTKVSKTNPVTPHLPQVQDSPVNQLKMFGHARPLRSIKQPAFITSRDAVLQCTEEMPVDKPQLSSEVQSHTQVVDNMVQTRHKAMLAKQLGNEEGSSSSKAAPAAAAGSSTEMVGLTIPNQQAYLKEKPAKATSVESSIPTDCSMAVENTSGTCRKIPLTRERSRGGMSSKPMRFATLMKHKKLVLRSQRCATLVAADTKVESEQDQADPDIKTRAEKASLSQPQKRDLDPFGLQKLNLSMPNPPKFLEALRGEENQPQIMSLNTKYDKMQRGWVQLDKEGQPAQRPKNRADRLKEIWKSKRRVRKPKPLDQQKYSPVQMLFMKTFDLTSICRWFLQTTETKSLVIVKKVNTRLPSETQLCFHSSSATAGSTHGVYSSLQAERLKKHLKKFAVASPVKSNAKNQKLIAKALEQEVPCSKGKDKVKELTSATRISTKPYSNPHKLEVQAAESQKAAVAIKSPASARILRKYSNIREKLHVQQHALKPKEIAVEDLKSTCIKPLLSPKLISKPKALPDHGKKIVPAGENGGKELSTASKNVKVNSPPSSKRDTLKKAVKEKGTKSSSRKSLQILCNKGRKTPKRASSAASRPRKPSASSLPASGLKRRVAVPARASKVTREQKHGIVKSVPPKARDSKLQVKTALRNKVLESETLQLQRPEAMLSPSQDQVLTRSQRKMETVTSVGTVSRPSLKRTQEPLPTPTKRTRTLLLK, encoded by the exons GAACACTTAACTGGCTTAAGTAACCAGGCTTtgggaggaggagaacaaaCTCTCTGCAGTCAGGAGCAGTCCAAAATTAACAAGCTTGAGAAGCAAGCAGAGGAGTTCCTCAATGCTGTCTTTTGCAGAAAAG AGATCCCTAGCTTCTTAGACCCCCACATTCCTCTAGTGGCTCGGGAGATAATGCAACGAATGATCCGGCAGTTTGCCTCGGAATATACCTCAAAAAGCAGCTCTTCTCAGGACTCCCTCCAGCCCAACGGCACCAAGGACCAAAGCCTGCCCAAGGCTCTGTCTCTCGGCCTCGCTGGCCCTGTATCCGCTGCCTCTGCACAGAATCCCGTTCTCAGCAAGCTGCTCATGGCGGACCAGGACTCCCCACTGGACCTCACAGTCAAGAAGCCTGAGGTGGAGCCCTGTGAGCAAG ATGGTGTACTGGACCTTTCAATCAAGAAGAGTCGTGCCACAGGCAGCCTGTCGCACAGAAAATCTCAGGGCTGCCCAGCAACGCCCATGAAGGG TGAGTCTCTGGACCGGAACCTGGCGAAAGTGCAAGATCTCCAGTCAACCTCCACGCTGGAGCAGTTCATGGCTAAGCTGTGTCTCCACCACCAACGGCAGATCGTTGATGCTTTGGGGTTCCTGCAGACTGAGGTCAAGGCTGTGGGCTCCTCCTGTTGTCCAGGGCCATCTGCCTCAAAAGCAACCCTTGAGGTAACTGCAGAAGCAGACTGTAGCCCAGGCCCCCAGCAGGAAAATACTGATTGCCCATCTGGAGAAACAGCTGCTGCAGTCACCACCTCTTCTGCAAGAAGTGTGAGCCACTCTCTAGAAATGGCCAATCTACCAAACACCAACAATTCACCTGTCCAACAGCTGACCCCTGAGAATGCAGGTCGCACAGACACCCCTTGTGAGAGTTGTATGCCACTGAAACTGTCTGATCCTGTGGACCTGCGTAAAGTGACACCTGGGAACAGCAGAGGCTCAAACTTTCTATTTAGCAGCACCAGTGAAAGGGAGAACATACAGCAAGATGACCTGCTGTTGTTGGCAAGGAAAAGTACAAGCTCTAGTAGTCTGACTGAAGCGAAGAAATATCAAATGCTTGCTAGCTCCTGTCATACTCCTGTTGGCACTTTAGATGAGCGGCAGTGCAATCCTGAAACTATCTTGCATCCAGTCAGGGATGAACTAAGTCTTGAAGAACTCAGTCTGCCTATTGGAAGTCGTGATCATCCCTACCACACCGAGCAAAGAGCCTTGTCTGGAATTACCAAAGATTTGTTCGCCAGTCCTTGCCCTGCTAAGAACGCCACAAAACCATCAGCTCCAGCCTCCCCCAGGACGGCTCGGAAAAGCAGCAGAGGGACTTATCCTAGGCCCAGGCATCCTGTCTGCCAGATAATAAATGACCCAGACAGTCATTGTGACATTGTGTACATCAGCAAACCTATAACTGAGTGTGAGCTTCAGCCTCCAAATCGCATGAACACTCGCCATAATGCTCGTAAGAGTACAAGAGGCTATGCATATAATGAAGAAATCTGTGAGCTGAAAACTGTCCGTACACTGGCTGGGAAACCTGGCACTAACAACAAGGGCAATGCTCCTGCTCCAGTGCTGGAGACCAGCACATCCGTTACCCCAAAACAGGCGCTTTCTAAGCCAGAGAGTGTTCCCCCTGTCGATATACCCTTTGCTGGAGGCTGTGGGGAAGCATTTGGTCCAAACGCAACCTCGGAGCAACCTGTGGAGAAGGATATGGCTGGAGATGATGTGGCATCGGTCAGAGAGGCAGACTTGATAGTTGAAACCAGTCAGACTGGCCAGCCTCCTTTCAAAGAGAAGACAACCCCACATCCGCATGTTCTCTCATCTTCTGTTAACCAACAAACCATAGAGATGTCGACAGatgggcagcagcagcagaagtcACCAGCAGAAGAGATTGTGAATAGTAATGATGGTCAACCTGAAGTTATGCAGACAGTGCTGCCACCGAGTGATTTACCAGATCTTGATTTAGCAGCAGGTGAGGAAATTGCCTCAGAGGGTGAGGCCGAAAATTGTTCCAGTGAGCTTCAGTCAAGTCCAAGGCCAACATCTCCCATTTTGGCCACAGAGGACTCTGTTAAGTCAGAGTGCACTAGGACCAGCAGTGACCTAAGCGAACAGGATCAAGGTCCTGAAGCTCCTTTGGCTGAGGAACAGGAATTATCGAAGGATCAGGAATTATCAATGCATGCTGAGAAAGAGACCCTCACAGTGATTGAAGCAGAGCATGTTGAAAAAGAGAACTTAGAGGAGCAGGAAACAATTAGTGTTGATCCTGTTTCCAGGACAACAAATAGCATGGTGCCAGAGGAAAGCATGGGAGATGCAGTGGGTGAGATTGTTGGAGTAGAAGCTGTGAAAGAATTGTCTATGGAGATAAAGCAATCGAAGCATCCTGAAAATGAAGGCAGTCAAGCGGAGGTTGCTGTCATCCCCCCTGAAATTACAGTTCCAAAACGGGTCAGTAGCCGAGACATTGCTCCATCTGACCGGTGTTTACGGCGGaggccacagccaatcagctcagaACCAACAAAGGTTTCCAAGACTAATCCGGTAACACCCCATCTGCCTCAGGTCCAAGACTCTCCAGTTAACCAACTTAAAATGTTTGGACACGCACGCCCCCTTAGATCCATAAAACAACCAGCATTCATCACTTCGCGTGATGCCGTACTGCAGTGCACTGAAGAGATGCCTGTCGATAAACCTCAGCTATCTTCTGAAGTTCAATCCCATACACAAGTAGTGGATAATATGGTGCAAACAAGACACAAGGCCATGTTGGCCAAACAACTggggaatgaggagggaagttCGAGCAGTAAAGCAgcgcctgctgctgcagctggctcTAGTACAGAGATGGTTGGCCTGACGATACCTAACCAACAAGCCTACTTGAAGGAAAAGCCAGCAAAAGCCACTTCTGTGGAAAGCAGCATTCCTACTGATTGCAGCATGGCTGTAGAAAACACTTCAGGCACGTGTAGGAAAATTCCCTTGACGAGGGAGAGAAGCAGGGGTGGAATGTCTTCTAAACCCATGAGGTTTGCAACTCTCATGAAGCACAAGAAGCTGGTCCTCAGATCTCAGAGGTGTGCTACACTGGTAGCTGCTGACACAAAGGTGGAGAGTGAACAGGATCAGGCAGACCCTGACATTAAAACCAGAGCAGAGAAAGCTTCCCTTTCACAGCCCCAGAAAAGGGACCTTGATCCTTTCGGACTGCAGAAGCTTAACCTCTCTATGCCAAATCCACCAAAGTTTCTCGAAGCACTAAGAGGGGAGGAAAACCAGCCACAAATAATGAGCCTGAACACCAAGTATGATAAGATGCAGAGAGGTTGGGTCCAACTGGACAAAGAAGGACAGCCAGCACAGCGGCCCAAAAACAGAGCAGACCGCTTGAAAGAGATCTGGAAGAGCAAGCGTAGAGTTCGCAAGCCAAAGCCTTTGGATCAGCAGAAGTACTCTCCTGTGCAGATGCTGTTCATGAAGACTTTTGACCTGACCAGCATTTGCCGATGGTTTCTACAGACAACAGAGACGAAATCCCTTGTGATTGTCAAGAAGGTGAACACCCGCCTCCCGTCTGAGACTCAACTCTGCTTTCACAGTTCCTCGGCCACAGCCGGCTCTACCCATGGAGTCTATTCAAGCCTGCAAGCCGAGCGCTTGAAAAAGCACCTAAAGAAATTTGCTGTGGCGTCCCCTGTGAAAAGCAATGCTAAGAACCAAAAGCTCATTGCAAAAGCTTTGGAGCAGGAGGTCCCTTGTAGCAAAGGGAAGGACAAGGTCAAAGAGCTGACCTCTGCCACCCGAATCTCCACCAAACCCTACAGTAATCCTCATAAGCTGGAAGTACAAGCTGCAGAAAGCCAGAAGGCTGCTGTTGCCATAAAGAGTCCTGCCAGTGCCCGGATTCTTCGAAAGTATTCCAATATTAGAGAGAAGCTACATGTTCAGCAGCATGCACTCAAGCCTAAAGAGATCGCTGTAGAAGACCTCAAAAGTACCTGTATCAAACCTCTGCTATCCCCAAAGCTCATCTCCAAACCAAAAGCATTGCCAGACCATGGAAAAAAGATTGTCCCTGCTGGAGAAAATGGTGGAAAGGAGCTATCCACTGCAAGCAAAAATGTGAAAGTTAATTCCCCTCCTTCCAGTAAAAGAGACACTTTGAAGAAGGCTGTCAAGGAGAAAGGAAccaagagcagcagcagaaaatCATTACAAATTTTGTGTAACAAAGGCCGCAAGACACCGAAGAGGGCATCATCGGCTGCTTCCAGACCAAGGAAACCTTCTGCTAGTTCTCTACCTGCTTCAGGACTCAAACGCAGAGTTGCAGTTCCAGCCAGGGCAAGCAAGGTTACTAGAGAGCAAAAGCACGGGATTGTAAAATCTGTGCCGCCGAAAGCCAGGGACTCAAAATTACAGGTGAAAACGGCCCTGAGAAATAAAGTGCTGGAGAGCGAGACTTTGCAGCTGCAGAGACCCGAGGCTATGCTTTCACCCTCTCAAGACCAGGTACTGACACGGTCTCAGAGGAAGATGGAGACCGTAACATCGGTGGGTACCGTGTCAAGACCTTCCCTAAAGCGTACCCAGGAGCCCCTGCCAACACCCACCAAACGTACCAGAacactgcttttaaaataa
- the LOC135245014 gene encoding ligand-dependent corepressor-like isoform X4 has product MASLCRRQQCTIERRGFRQELDSWRHKLIHCVGFESILKGLFGPGLVDDLTLFKDCEPEDVSDWSFDESCIFCCLRREKVKEHLTGLSNQALGGGEQTLCSQEQSKINKLEKQAEEFLNAVFCRKEIPSFLDPHIPLVAREIMQRMIRQFASEYTSKSSSSQDSLQPNGTKDQSLPKALSLGLAGPVSAASAQNPVLSKLLMADQDSPLDLTVKKPEVEPCEQDGVLDLSIKKSRATGSLSHRKSQGCPATPMKGRPAAGADRNFQDGDEDGLSDGMRERFGRSTPLKPPLTRSLQITKELLSRNQQQQQQPPMSLSARLLNHIQHPVLSEDGSWRPKFDGLLRLKPSAGFSDLKDLESSASCQKGSTQAKPPKEPGHRHSPPVDLKIPQVRGMDLSGGSHASDIYGYGALTVSPLLENVLSKKVRSILPKHSRRSSTGAVLDPGPDFWGPIDQSTSGHQYVTSDPDGDPSLKQPRKKRGRYRQYNTEILEEAIAMVMDGKMSVSKAQTIYGIPHSTLEYKVKERLGTLKNPPKKKMKPVKAEEPDATAEPQTRTTPVPAEEGASQGESISKDE; this is encoded by the exons ATTGTGAGCCCGAAGATGTCTCTGATTGGTCGTTTGATGAAAGTTGTATTTTCTGCTGCTTGAGACGAGAGAAAGTGAAg GAACACTTAACTGGCTTAAGTAACCAGGCTTtgggaggaggagaacaaaCTCTCTGCAGTCAGGAGCAGTCCAAAATTAACAAGCTTGAGAAGCAAGCAGAGGAGTTCCTCAATGCTGTCTTTTGCAGAAAAG AGATCCCTAGCTTCTTAGACCCCCACATTCCTCTAGTGGCTCGGGAGATAATGCAACGAATGATCCGGCAGTTTGCCTCGGAATATACCTCAAAAAGCAGCTCTTCTCAGGACTCCCTCCAGCCCAACGGCACCAAGGACCAAAGCCTGCCCAAGGCTCTGTCTCTCGGCCTCGCTGGCCCTGTATCCGCTGCCTCTGCACAGAATCCCGTTCTCAGCAAGCTGCTCATGGCGGACCAGGACTCCCCACTGGACCTCACAGTCAAGAAGCCTGAGGTGGAGCCCTGTGAGCAAG ATGGTGTACTGGACCTTTCAATCAAGAAGAGTCGTGCCACAGGCAGCCTGTCGCACAGAAAATCTCAGGGCTGCCCAGCAACGCCCATGAAGGG GCGTCCTGCCGCAGGAGCTGACCGCAACTTTCAAGATGGCGATGAGGATGGGCTGTCGGATGGAATGAGGGAGAGATTCGGCCGCTCCACCCCCCTTAAGCCTCCCCTTACTCGCTCACTGCAGATCACTAAGGAGCTGCTGAGCCgaaaccagcagcagcagcagcaaccgCCCATGTCCCTGTCCGCAAGGCTCCTAAACCACATACAGCACCCCGTCTTGTCCGAAGATGGCTCCTGGAGGCCCAAATTTGATGGCCTCTTGAGGCTCAAACCCAGTGCTGGATTCAGTGACTTGAAGGACCTTGAAAGTTCTGCCTCCTGCCAGAAGGGATCCACTCAGGCCAAGCCCCCAAAGGAGCCTGGACACAGGCACTCGCCCCCTGTGGACCTGAAGATCCCCCAGGTGAGAGGCATGGATCTGTCTGGGGGCTCGCATGCCTCGGACATCTATGGATACGGTGCGCTGACAGTCAGCCCGCTCTTGGAGAATGTGCTCAGCAAGAAGGTGCGCTCCATCCTTCCGAAACACAGCCGAAGGAGCTCCACAGGAGCCGTCCTGGACCCGGGGCCTGACTTCTGGGGCCCCATCGACCAGTCCACCTCCGGGCACCAGtatgtgacctctgacccggACGGGGACCCCAGCTTGAAGCAGCCACGGAAGAAGAGGGGCCGTTACCGCCAATACAACACTGAGATCCTGGAGGAAGCGATCGCTATGGTGATGGATGGAAAAATGAGTGTCTCTAAGGCGCAGACCATATACGGCATCCCGCACAGCACACTGGAGTACAAAGTGAAGGAGCGCCTCGGGACACTGAAAAACCCCCCAAAGAAAAAGATGAAGCCCGTAAAGGCGGAAGAGCCAGACGCCACGGCTGAACCTCAAACCCGCACCACTCCTGTCCCTGCAGAGGAGGGGGCCAGTCAAGGGGAGAGCATTTCGAAAGATGAGTAA